Proteins from one Planctomyces sp. SH-PL62 genomic window:
- a CDS encoding tetratricopeptide repeat protein — MSEGRLSPPKPRSSALAEHAREAAATAWGLRLFDAVLIGFFLALGFLLGVFRLKDTDFYWHLRTGDLIRKWGEIPRVDFYTFTRAGSPWIDLHWIFQVCISWVHEQGGVPALTLAKCLVTCAALLLLITARRRTWPVWAMVLAWLPALLVLSGRMYIRPETLTLLYLSIFLAVLCRWDRRPWLAWVLPFAQVAWVNSHGLFILGPIILGFALIDAALRRGSLAVERRRWWSTVVPASAATGLACLLNPYGLHGALYPLELAGTMRGADFSRTIAELKPIPQFIQESGFGNVPLQIHMATIVLGALSFLLPILDAGASRLQGLRAGSGPAAEPAPDGRKRKRAKGADAASRKGGETRRKKASEAAIEAAEPGWRISLLRLLLFASFSILSFQATRNSHQFAAVVGTVTAWNFAEWAAARHARREAAGVDDGRSDGIRPRLVALVALIFLTFAVGSGLFYTWAGEGRVIGWGEEPLWFPHESAKFAGEPDMPDRFLSFHNGHASLFIYYHSPEKPGGPGKTVFTDPRLEVTGPQLYRRYLDLKEWIAKDNPRWQRELDAEGRPSILVDHEYNTETGAALLKSGRWRCVRFDTVSAVFVHESYEEAVAAHEVDFAARHFHPSTDVEPQGEAALIAASKGMRNYANFLGAGGRGDLARPMLWLALDYAWRVVKAEPDSLEGWKSIGYVEMIRDPTAAAPRCRMPFDPIFDLSTSRATYALRRASAIAPRDFLTLAVLQRSYENRGMLEPLLATLDRIRELRPINPQQTEVQAAAELARGPIAQRLSEPVPTRWGNLDELDRLVNHELELGRVETAARLLENAYPVGKGGWDAVERLSTLLLHLGEPGRAREYLQSAGDVPRPAVRDARLAVCDVVEGRFDRAREHYLRAIAADPKLFEARYGLAVLEQDDARADEAYEQAMAAVGCAPNDTARSVAQAVASSVRRYAVRDRAE; from the coding sequence ATGTCCGAGGGTCGTCTTTCGCCGCCCAAACCACGATCCTCGGCCCTGGCGGAGCATGCTCGGGAGGCCGCCGCGACCGCCTGGGGCCTCCGACTCTTCGACGCCGTGCTGATCGGATTCTTCCTGGCGCTGGGGTTCCTGCTCGGCGTCTTCCGGCTCAAGGACACGGACTTCTACTGGCACCTGCGGACGGGCGACCTGATCCGCAAGTGGGGCGAGATCCCCCGGGTCGACTTCTACACGTTCACCCGCGCCGGTTCGCCCTGGATCGACCTGCACTGGATCTTCCAGGTCTGCATCAGCTGGGTCCATGAGCAGGGTGGCGTCCCCGCGCTGACGCTGGCGAAGTGCCTGGTCACCTGCGCGGCGCTGCTGCTGCTCATCACCGCGAGGCGGCGGACCTGGCCTGTCTGGGCGATGGTCCTGGCCTGGCTCCCGGCGCTCCTGGTCCTCTCGGGTCGCATGTACATCCGGCCCGAGACCCTGACGCTCCTCTACCTCTCCATCTTCCTCGCGGTCCTGTGCCGATGGGACCGCCGCCCGTGGCTGGCCTGGGTCCTGCCTTTCGCGCAGGTCGCCTGGGTAAACTCTCACGGGTTGTTCATCCTGGGGCCGATCATCCTTGGGTTCGCCCTGATCGACGCCGCCCTCCGGCGCGGGTCGCTCGCGGTGGAGCGTCGGCGGTGGTGGTCGACGGTCGTGCCGGCGTCGGCCGCGACGGGGCTGGCGTGCCTGCTGAATCCATACGGTCTTCATGGGGCCCTTTACCCCCTGGAACTGGCCGGGACGATGCGGGGCGCGGATTTCTCCCGGACCATCGCCGAGCTGAAGCCGATCCCCCAGTTCATCCAGGAGTCCGGATTCGGCAACGTCCCCTTGCAGATCCACATGGCGACGATCGTGCTCGGGGCTCTGAGCTTCCTCCTGCCGATCCTCGACGCCGGTGCCTCGCGGCTCCAGGGCCTTCGCGCGGGGAGCGGTCCCGCGGCCGAGCCCGCGCCGGACGGTCGCAAGCGGAAGCGGGCCAAGGGGGCGGACGCGGCCTCCAGAAAAGGGGGGGAGACGCGGCGCAAGAAGGCTTCGGAGGCCGCGATCGAAGCGGCCGAACCGGGGTGGCGGATCAGCCTCCTCCGCCTGCTCCTCTTCGCCTCCTTCTCGATCCTGAGCTTCCAGGCCACCCGGAACAGCCACCAGTTCGCGGCCGTGGTGGGGACCGTGACCGCCTGGAACTTCGCCGAGTGGGCCGCCGCACGGCACGCCCGTCGCGAGGCCGCCGGGGTCGACGACGGCCGCTCGGACGGCATCCGCCCGAGACTCGTCGCCCTGGTGGCTCTGATCTTCCTGACCTTCGCGGTGGGGAGCGGGTTGTTCTACACCTGGGCCGGGGAAGGCCGGGTGATCGGCTGGGGAGAGGAGCCGCTCTGGTTCCCTCACGAGTCCGCCAAGTTCGCGGGCGAGCCCGACATGCCCGATCGGTTCCTCAGCTTCCACAACGGCCACGCCTCGCTGTTCATTTACTACCACAGCCCGGAGAAACCGGGAGGTCCGGGGAAGACCGTCTTCACGGACCCTCGCCTGGAGGTCACCGGGCCGCAGCTCTACCGTCGCTATCTCGACCTGAAGGAATGGATCGCGAAGGACAACCCGCGCTGGCAGCGCGAGCTTGACGCCGAAGGCAGGCCCTCGATCCTGGTCGACCACGAATACAACACCGAGACCGGGGCCGCACTCCTGAAAAGCGGCCGTTGGCGGTGCGTCCGGTTCGATACGGTCTCGGCGGTCTTCGTGCATGAATCCTACGAGGAGGCCGTGGCGGCCCACGAGGTCGACTTCGCGGCCCGGCACTTCCACCCCTCGACCGACGTCGAGCCCCAGGGGGAAGCGGCGCTGATCGCCGCATCCAAGGGGATGCGGAACTACGCGAACTTCCTCGGTGCCGGGGGGCGCGGCGACCTCGCCCGGCCCATGCTCTGGCTCGCCCTCGACTACGCCTGGCGCGTCGTGAAGGCCGAGCCCGACTCGCTGGAAGGCTGGAAGTCGATCGGCTACGTCGAGATGATTCGCGACCCCACGGCCGCCGCGCCCCGATGTCGCATGCCGTTCGACCCGATCTTCGACCTCTCCACGTCCCGCGCGACCTACGCGTTACGGAGGGCCTCCGCCATCGCCCCCCGCGACTTCCTGACGCTGGCCGTGCTCCAGAGGTCGTACGAGAACCGGGGAATGCTGGAGCCCTTGCTGGCGACGCTCGACCGGATCCGGGAGCTTCGGCCGATCAACCCGCAGCAGACGGAAGTGCAGGCCGCCGCCGAGCTCGCGCGGGGGCCGATCGCCCAGCGCCTGTCCGAGCCCGTCCCGACGCGCTGGGGGAACCTGGACGAGCTGGACCGGCTGGTGAACCATGAACTGGAGCTGGGGCGGGTGGAGACGGCGGCCCGGCTGCTGGAGAACGCCTATCCGGTGGGGAAGGGGGGCTGGGACGCCGTTGAACGGCTCTCCACGCTGCTCCTGCATCTGGGGGAGCCGGGACGAGCCCGCGAATACCTCCAGAGCGCCGGGGACGTTCCAAGGCCCGCCGTGCGTGATGCACGCCTCGCCGTGTGCGATGTCGTGGAAGGTCGCTTCGACCGGGCTCGCGAACATTACCTGCGGGCGATCGCGGCCGACCCCAAGCTGTTCGAGGCCCGCTACGGCCTGGCCGTTCTCGAACAGGACGACGCCCGAGCCGACGAGGCGTATGAGCAGGCGATGGCCGCCGTGGGATGCGCGCCGAACGATACGGCCCGGAGCGTGGCTCAGGCCGTGGCCTCGTCGGTTCGTCGCTATGCAGTTCGCGACCGGGCCGAGTGA
- a CDS encoding helix-turn-helix domain-containing protein produces MMTLAQRVRDFRYAKGWGPDELANRAEISRTALYQIESGKTGLPRAGTLRRIAVALEVSMDALLGEDEETTSPTPRGAGDRSQPLSRPQAVGRWYPAEGGPLALPAGSSPGVRGISEDYREAARANPEPGPRMALSTHESVLLREGELMSKLHDLLHSGIGASVARILDELHGLVPKPRNPHAKNP; encoded by the coding sequence ATGATGACACTGGCTCAACGCGTCCGGGATTTTCGATACGCCAAAGGCTGGGGACCCGACGAACTGGCCAATCGGGCGGAGATATCGCGCACCGCGCTTTATCAGATCGAAAGCGGCAAGACGGGGCTGCCGCGTGCCGGGACGCTCCGCAGGATCGCCGTGGCCCTCGAAGTCTCGATGGACGCCCTGCTGGGAGAGGACGAGGAGACCACCTCGCCCACGCCTCGCGGGGCGGGCGATCGTTCCCAGCCCCTTTCGAGGCCGCAGGCCGTCGGCCGCTGGTATCCCGCCGAGGGGGGGCCGCTCGCCTTACCCGCCGGTTCGAGTCCCGGAGTCCGGGGGATTTCCGAGGACTATCGCGAGGCCGCGCGGGCGAATCCCGAGCCCGGCCCGAGGATGGCCCTCTCGACGCATGAAAGCGTCCTGCTCCGCGAAGGGGAGCTGATGTCCAAGCTCCACGACCTCTTGCACTCCGGGATCGGGGCCAGCGTGGCGCGGATCCTCGACGAGTTGCACGGGCTCGTCCCCAAGCCTCGCAATCCTCACGCGAAGAACCCTTGA
- a CDS encoding BON domain-containing protein, producing the protein MDSRIAVEVASLADQVADQIRRSTYGRIRNLRVEEDEGRVVVTGEVRTWHAKQQALQGALELLSGDRFRERITVVGPVLSGR; encoded by the coding sequence ATGGATTCCCGCATCGCCGTGGAAGTGGCGTCTCTCGCGGATCAGGTGGCCGATCAAATTCGTCGATCGACCTACGGCCGCATCCGGAATCTCCGAGTCGAGGAGGACGAGGGCCGTGTGGTGGTCACCGGCGAGGTCCGAACCTGGCACGCCAAGCAGCAGGCCCTGCAAGGGGCGCTCGAATTACTCTCCGGGGATCGCTTCCGGGAGCGGATCACCGTGGTGGGTCCGGTCCTCTCGGGACGCTGA